One genomic segment of Oenanthe melanoleuca isolate GR-GAL-2019-014 chromosome 5, OMel1.0, whole genome shotgun sequence includes these proteins:
- the LOC130253442 gene encoding mas-related G-protein coupled receptor member H-like, whose amino-acid sequence MEVTTVSPSPASPTEGDHLCEIDVTDVAVDGVTLLICLCGLGGNGAVLCFLQRNPKTLYILNLAFANFAFLHFALPSSLLYLLEDASCSIVVSLTYLRSLLLLSLFSYNLGLYLLTAISIDRCTSILCPLWHRCRRPQRLSWVVCALLWALSIAVIVTVTSLCLSQEHQHCQVSLISMYTLNLFLFTPAMLISSTILFIKVKCGSHERQPKRLDIVIFLLVLFFLLFALPLSLSNFLQQLDYTVVSSQVVFLLTCIHSTINPFIYFLAGSCWSRCSVGSLRLSLQRLFEEPEESNAHGIDPDMDTAVPAC is encoded by the coding sequence ATGGAGGTGACCACcgtgtccccatctcctgcctcacCCACTGAAGGAGACCATCTCTGTGAGATAGATGTCACTGATGTGGCTGTGGATGGTGTCACACTGCTCATCTGCCTCTGTGGGCTGGGTGGAAATGGGGCTGTCCTCTGCTTTCTCCAAAGGAATCCTAAAACCTTATACATCCTCAACCTGGCCTTCGCCAACTTCGCTTTCCTCCACTTTGcgctcccctcctccctgctctaCCTGCTGGAGGACGCGTCCTGCTCCATTGTCGTGTCCCTGACGTACCTGAGgtcccttctcctgctgtccctgttctccTACAACCTGGGGCTGTACCTGCTGACAGCCATCAGCATTGACAGGTGCACATCCATCCTCTGCCCACTCTGGCACCGCTGCCGCCGTCCCCAGCGCCTGTCCTGGGTggtgtgtgccctgctctgggcactctcCATCGCTGTCATTGTCACAGTtacttccctgtgcctgtcacaggagcaccagcactgccaggtgtcCCTCATCTCCATGTACACCCTCAACCTGTTCCTCTTTACCCCAGCCATGCTCATTTCCAGCACAATCCTCTTCATTAAGGTCAAGTGCGGCTCCCATGAGCGACAACCCAAGAGACTCGACATTGTTATTTTCCTCCTTgtgctcttcttcctcctctttgctctccccctcagcctctccaacttcctgcagcagcttgaTTACACGGTTGTGTCCTCCCAGGTTGTTTTCCTGCTCACCTGCATCCACAGCACCATCAACCCCTTCATCTActtcctggcagggagctgctggagccgcTGCTCCGTGGGGTCCCTCCGGCTCTCCCTCCAGAGGCTCTTTGAGGAGCCAGAAGAAAGCAATGCCCATGGCATTGATCCTGACATGGACACAGCTGTCCCAGCTTGCTGA